Sequence from the Desulforegula conservatrix Mb1Pa genome:
TCGCAGATCTGATGAATTCTTTTTCTTTTATTAGCCAAGGATATTCATTTATATCATAAACTCCCATAGGCCCACCCATGATCACAATCAGATTTAAACCTTCAAGTTCAGGGAATGAATGTTCTGGTTCAAAAACTCTGGTTGACGAAATATCGAATCCTTTCATCTGTGCAATATCTTCTATAAAACCTAAACCTTCAAAAGGGACATGTTGTATCCAGTGAAGTTTCATGCGAGCTTTCCTTTTAAGTAATAATAAATTTGAATAAATAAATATAATTAATAATAATTTCTTTAATTACAGAATGTTATGATTCATAAATAAGCTTGGTTGTATAAAAAACAATACTAAAGAATAAAAAACTTCAAAAACATGCCAAATGAGTATAAAAAAAATGAGCTTCTACTGACTTCCTTCCTTAATACATACTTGCAATAAATATTTTGTAGAGGTTTTTGATGAAGAGATTGTTAGGATTTCTTATTGTTTTATTTTTGTTTCCCTTGTTAGCTTTTCCATTGATGAATTTGGGGTACAAAATTATGGTTGACACATCGACACCATCTTTCTGTGCGTCCTGCCATGAGATAAAACCGGCTGTCTCAGCCTGGAGAACCTCTACCCATGCCTCCAATTCCAAGGGATTCACAGCTCGCTGCATTGATTGTCATCTACCGCCACCTGAACAGACTGTATACTTTTTTTTCTCCAAAGCTAAACATGGCATAAAGGACTTCTGGGGACACTACTTCGGAGAACCTTATGATGCCGCTAAAAGACGAGAGATAGTTTATTCAACAATGGATAATTCAAACTGTCTGAAATGTCACCAGAGTCTTCTGTACATGCCGGACAAAAGAGGTGCAATGCTTGCGCACCGCGACGCTTTGTTCGGAGATAACGGTAAAGGGAAAAGCTGTTTCCTCTGTCATCGGGATCTCGTTCACAAGTCGAGTTCAGCATATCATGGAAACAATTGATTTTTATTAAAATCATAAGCAATACACAGGAGGAAGGGATGAGAGTCAATAAATTAAAAATAGGTTTTATTCTGCTGTTTTTATGCATTACTTTTGCTACCATCGTAGCTGCAAGCAATTTCACAAAAGTAAAGTCTTACAACCTTGAAAGGAGTATGCCACCCGAAGCTTCTGCATGCATACAATGCCATCAGAAAGAACATCCTGGCATCGTTTCGGATTGGGCTTCGAGCCGCCATGCCAATGCAGGAATTACATGTTATGATTGTCATAAGGCAGAGTCTGGAGATGCGGACATAAGCACCAAGCATGACAAACAGTATGGTAAATCTGATTCACCTTATGCTCCTTCTTCTTTGAAAGTGCAGATTTCTGGAATAGTAACTCCCAAAGACTGTTCAAGATGTCATCCTGATGAAGCAAAGCAATACAGCATAAGCAAGCATGCAAATACTGTAGAAATAATGTGGAAGGTCGACCCATGGCTTAAACATGGCATGAACAGCAATACAGAACGGAACGCTGGCTGTAATCATTGCCATGGAACTGTAATAGCAATGAAAGAAGGTGAGCTTGATCCCGAAACCTGGCCCAATGTCGGAGTTGGCAGGGTCAACAT
This genomic interval carries:
- a CDS encoding cytochrome c3 family protein is translated as MNLGYKIMVDTSTPSFCASCHEIKPAVSAWRTSTHASNSKGFTARCIDCHLPPPEQTVYFFFSKAKHGIKDFWGHYFGEPYDAAKRREIVYSTMDNSNCLKCHQSLLYMPDKRGAMLAHRDALFGDNGKGKSCFLCHRDLVHKSSSAYHGNN